GATTGGCGTGTAGTTGAAACGAAAGGGCATGCTCAAAGTCATTTATCCTTTTTCCGTAAAAGTGACGGTGCTTTTATAGGCGGCGATCATTTACTGCGTCATATTTCACCCAATCCATTGCTGGAACCGCCGCATGATGGTGAAAAGGAACGTCCAAAGCCATTGCTGCAGTATCGGGCTAATTCACAAAAATGTTTGTCACTCGGGATTAAAACGGTTTTTCCCGGACATGGAGCTATTTTCTCAAATGTGGATGAATTAATTCCTGTCCAAAAGAAAAAGCAGGAGCAGCGTGCCAAAAAAGTTCAAACACTTCTGTTGGAATATGCGCAGACACCATTTCAAATTTGTCAGCAGCTTTTTCCGAAACAGTATGAAAAACAACTGGACTTAACCATGTCTGAGACAATCGGCCAGCTTGACTACCTCGAAGAAGAAGGTATGGTCGAAAAGTGGCTTGAAGATGGCGTTTATTATTATCATACAAAATAGTGGAGCATTTAACAGGAAGCCATCGATTAAGCCTGATGGCCTCCTATTTTACTGCTTCTGCCAATGGTAATTCCGGCATCCGTGTAGCTGGTAGCACGGAGTATGGCAGTTGATCCGTATTTATCGCGAATCGAATCCATTACATAGCCGATATCTTTTTTCTTCGGTTTATCATCAAATAAATCCAACTGGGTTTCCCCATCGTCAAAAAGATTATCCAGCGTCACGTATACATGTCTGATGTCACTTTTTCCATCGTAAAATTCGTTAAACAGCTGCATACAAACTGCATAAACATCCATCGTAATATTGGTCGGAAGCGAAACAGACCTTGACCGGCTAAAGCCTCCACCTGTTTCTTGGGAATAGGAAATACCAAGGTGGATGGTTTTTCCGGCCTTATCTGCAGTTCTTGCTCTGCGGCATACCTCTTCACAAAGATCGAGAATACAAACCGCAACTTCATCCCCGGAATAATCACGCAATAAAGAGATTCCATGACCGAATCCTTTTTGCTCGGTCTTCGTGAAATTACCGAAAACTGGACTCAGGTCAATGCCCCAAGCATGGTAATACAGTTGTTCACCCATAATTCCAAATCGTTTTTTCAAGTATTTTAACTCTGCATTAGCAAGCTGACCAAGATTAACGATTCCCATTCTGTTCAGGTTACGCTTCATTCTGCTGCCAATCCCCCATACCTTTTCAACAGGGAACGGCCACAGCTTCGTTTCCACGTCTTCATACTTACATTCAGCTATCCCGGTCTTTTTGGCGTGTAAATCCATTACTACTTTTGCCAGGAATTTATTATCACCGATTCCGATTGAACAGGTTATCCCGAAGTTTTCCAGGATGTCCTGTTTTATTAGTCCGGCAACCTGCCACCGGTCTCCAAATAATTTTTGAAGCCCGTTTACCGTAACCCAAACTTCGTCAACAGAATATTGATGAATGGCTTCTTTTGGCACATATTGATTAATTAATTTTGTGATTTCCATGGATACCTGCAGATAACTGGCCATGTGTGCAGGTACGATGACAATTTCCGGGTCCTCCGGCAGTTCAAAAAAACGGCTGACATTGCTGATACCGTGTTTTTCTTTTAATGCCGGGGAGGCGGCCAGGACAATACTGCCTGATCGGTTTGGATCACCCACGACAGCCAGCTGAACTGTCATCGGATCCAACCCTAATCTGACAGCTTCAACACTTGCGTAAAATGACCGCATATCGACACACAGAACATCATTTCGCGGATAACTGGAATAATCCATTTTAAATCACCTCACATAACAGAACATTTGTTCTTATTATATGTGTGTAATGAATTATTATCAATGGAAATATATGTTTGTGTGAAAATACTTCTTCATATATACTATCGTTTCTAAACAAGAAAAGGTGGCATGAAAAAGTAAAATTTTCATGCCACCTGTAACCGTTGTGAACCGATTATAATAGTGAAGGGGAGACTATCGGTGGTTGGTATATTCAATTGCTTTTGTAATTCCCTTTATTGTTTGATACGTTTCATCGGTGAGTGCTTTGGAATGATCAAAATTCACATTCTCTGTGAGTTGATCGATTGAACTTGCCCCGAATACAGCACTTGCAACGGCAGGGTGTTTTAATACGTATTGAAGTGCAAGCTGATTCTGAGATGTCTTATCCATGTCAGCAATTTTTTGCCGAATAGATTTCAATTCATCATACGAATAATCAAGGAAACCGTCCTGACCTTTTTTTTCAATCTGCTTTGCTGCATTATTGCTGAGCATTCCCTTTGCTAAAGGACCTCTGGCTAACACACTAATATTATTTTCATGCAATAGATCCAATATTTCTTCTTCAGGCCGACGATCAAGCATATTATATTGCATCATGACACCGTCAATATTGGAACGATTTACATATTCGCGTATAATGTTGGGGCGGATGGAAGATATCCCATATGCACGAATGACACCTTCTTGTTTCAATGATTCAAATGCATTAATTGACTCATCGATGGGATCATCAATTGTACCGCCATGAAGCATATAAAAATCAATATAGTCCGTTTTCAAACGGCGCAGACTGTCCTTTACACCTTCTTTAATATGTTCTTTTGATGGATCCCAAAACCAGTCCTGTTTTTCTTTATTAAAATGATTTCCGACTTTTGTGGTTAAAATAACCTTGTCACGTTTTCCTTTTAATGCTTCGCCGACGATTTCTTCATTTGCACCAAAATCATATAAGTCCGCCGTATCCAGATGATTAATGCCGCTTTCCAGTGCATGGTTAATAATATCTTTGGCTTTTTGGCTGTCCGTTCCAAGTGACATACAGCCAAGTGTCAATTCAGAGATATATAAGTCTGATTGTCCCAATTGATTCTTTTTCATCCTATCGACCTCCATTTGAATATATCTATTTCAATTGTAGTGAATTTCTTCCGTTGAATACAACTATTTCACGTCTGTGCTAAAATGAACAGTAGGATTATAAATAAAATGTTTTTTGGCTTAAAAGATTTAAACTGAAATTATGCAAAAGTTTTTGAATACCCGGATACCTCTTTGAGCACATACTTGTTGCTGTGTTTGGAAGGTTTCTGACGATATTCGCATCCGGGTCGTGAAAAAGTGGTGCTGGTTTAAAAAATAGCGGAACAAGAATTCATTTGCTGATTTTACCGGATTCTCATTCCGTTATTTCAGTTTAATTCCTTGTTTAAAGCAGGATTTCGGATCCTCGTTCCGTTATTTTACTATTTTAACCTATATTCCATTGATTTCGAGGAAATAGCAGAATCAGAATCAGCTTAATCCCTTTTAGAACAGTTTTTCTGCTATTTAACGGAATGAGGATCCGTTTTCTTAATCAGCTTAAAAATATTTATAAACTGCGAACTACTTTGAATAAAGATGAGTGCAATAACACCGCTGCGGAAATACACTTCGCTTTCCGTGGGCGGCTGCTGAGCCCACTACGTGCTAATGCACTCCATGGTCTCACCGATGCCTTTCCTCCCACAGGAGTCTCATCGTATTTCCTCCGCTGTGTTTTGCTCACTTTATCTTGGTAAATCGATAATTTTTAGTAACGGGATAAATTTAACCCTTTAAACCAGCAACTGGAATATGCGAGACTCCTGCTCAGAAGTTCAAGTTAGGCGACCCTGAAACGAGGTACGAGTTGAGGGGGCTCGGCACAAGACCTTAGGAAAGCGAGTATATTCCAGCTACGGTGATCAAAGAGCCTCACTAAATAATATAAAATTTAGTTCGCAGCAGTTTACGTCAACTGCGAAGTTAAAGAGCAACAAGCCTAATCAAAACAATATCAATAACAGATTCAAAAGGATGGAAACAATGAAGAAATTTGAAGAGAAAACAATTCATACGGAAAAAATATACGAAGGAAAAGTAATTAATCTGCAGGTGGATGAAGTAACCCTGCCAAACGGAAAAACATCAAAACGGGAATTGATCAAACATCCCGGTGCAGTAGCAATTATTCCAATAACTAAAGGTAATAAAATTGTTTTTGTGGAGCAATACCGGAAGCCGCTTGAAAAATCACTGGTTGAAATCCCGGCAGGAAAACTGGAACCCGGTGAACAGCCGGAAGTAACTGCAATCAGGGAACTGGAGGAAGAGACAGGGTATACCACAGATGCGGATTCCCTTGAATTCGTTGCATCTTTTTATACATCACCAGGCTTTGCTGATGAAATCATGCATCTGTATTTAACCAAAGACATTGTCCCGCTGGAGAATAAACGGTCCGGAGACGATGATGAATTTGTTGAACTAATTGAATTAACATTGGAAGAAGCGAAAGACTATGTCAACGAACAACGAATCCACGACGCCAAAACCAACTATGCGATACTTTACTTAGAAATGCTGGAAAGGATGTAACCAATGCTTAAATCTTTTTTCGCTGATATGCACATTCATATCGGGCGGGATATATATAATAACCCGGTGAAAATAACCGGCGCCAAATCGCTGACTCTTACAAATATATTAAAAGAAGCGAGCCGTAACAAAGGAATTCACATGATTGGAGTCATCGATTGCCATGCCCCGGCGGTTCAACAGGAGATGAAACAGCTGATTGAGGCAAATAAAGCCTATGAGTTGGAGGGTGGGGGAGTACGTTTTGAGGATGTAACGTTATTACTTGGTTCGGAGATTGAAGTTTATGATGATAATTGTCAGGGGCCCATTCATGTACTATGTTATTTTCCATCACTTGAGTTAATCGGGAGATTCTCCGAGTGGCTGACGACCAGAATGAAAAACATAACATTAAGCTCCCAGCGTTATTATGGAACAGCGAAAGAACTGCAATACAAGGTGAAAGAGTTATCAGGTATATTTATACCGGCACACGTGTTTACCCCATTTAAAAGCATGTACGGAAAAGGGGTCCATAAATCACTAAAGGAAGTGTTGGATCCGGATTTAATTGACGGTATTGAACTGGGACTTAGTTCTGATACAGAAATGGCTGACCAAATTAGCGAATTGCATGATTACACCTTTCTATCAAACTCTGACGCCCATTCATTACCGAAAATCGCCAGAGAATATCAGGAAATATTGATGGAAGAACCTTCATTTAAAGAATTTAATTGGGCACTAAGCAATATTGATGGGCGGGGAATTAAACAAAATTTTGGTATGAACCCGCACCTTGGAAAATATTATACAACTGTTTGCAGTCAGTGTCTTGAACCACTTACAACTGTTGCTAAACAATGCCATGCATGCGGATCGCAGAAAATTATTAAGGGAGTGTTTGACCGGATTCAGGAATTAAGCGATGCAAATGGTGAAACAAGAGAACGTCCGCCTTATTTATACCAGGTACCGCTGGAGTACTTACCTAAGCTTGGCCCGAAAACATTCCGTAAGCTGCTGGATCATTTTCAGACTGAGATGAACATCATCCATCATACGGAATTTGAGGACTTGAAACAGGTTGTACCTGAACAATTAGCAGCAGCGATTATTCAAATGCGGGAAGGTAAGTTGGCAATAAAAGCAGGAGGCGGGGGAAAATATGGAAGTGTAACTACCTCCCCTGATAGATTTTAAAGAAAACATTAGTAAATTTGGTATTTTTAATTGGAATTCTTCATAGTTTTTAACTAGAAAAGAAATTTACAAGCAATGGAGGATTCCAATGTATAACAAACGAAACATGGCAGTAAATCATGTAAAAGACCATGCTACTATCTATATTTTTATGATTATACTATTTTTAACAGGGGTAATCTTTGGTGCAATTATTGTCAACAGCATGAATTTTACTCAGAAAGAGGAATTATTCTTTTACCTTGAACGTTTTTTCGGTCAGATAGCTGATAAAGAACAAATAGACAACAATGAAATATTAAAGAGCAGTTTTTTTTACCATGCTAAATATCTTTTACTGCTGTTTGTATTGGGGCTGTCTGTAATTGGTCTGCCGATTGTATGGGTTTTGTTGTTTTTGAAAGGTCTGGTAGTCGGTTTCTCTGTAGGATTTATTGTAAGCCAGATTGGTATAAAGGGTCTGCTCCTGGCTTCATTGTCCATTGCACCTCAAAATCTTTTGATTATTCCTGTTTATATAATAGCTGGCAGTCTTGCGATGATATTCTCACTAACATTGTTGAGTAAGCTTTTCACACGTAAAATATCTCAGCCGGTTTTTCAGCCTTTCGGAAAATATTTAACTGTTTTCTCTTTATTATTGGCTATCTCATTTGTGGCAGCAGGTTTGGAAGCATTCGTCGCTAATGAAGCGATGGAAATGATTATCAAATCATTTTATGAAAATCATTAAATTGTATATAATATGATAATGATTATCGATAACAGATTATAATAATTATAATTTGACACCTGTTACATCTGTGCATATAATGAAGTTGGGGATATTAGGGAGGAGACTTGCCATGGAACATCGAATAGAGCGAATAAAAAAACAACTCCATGCACAAAGTTATAAACTTACTCCACAACGAGAAGCAACTGTCAGAGTCTTATTGGAACGTGAGGAAGATCATCTGAGTGCAGAGGACGTTTACTTACTGGTAAAAGAAAAAGCACCTGAAATTGGATTAGCTACTGTTTATCGTACGTTGGAATTGCTTTCGGAACTAAAAATTGTAGACAAAATAAACTTTGGTGATGGCGTTTCACGATATGATCTTCGTAAAGAGGGCGCAGAACATTTTCATCACCATCTTGTTTGTATCGAATGCGGATCTGTTGAGGAAATAGTTGATGACTTACTTGGAGATGTTGAAAAAGTCGTAGAGAATGATTGGAGTTTTCAGGTAAAAGATCATCGTTTAACGTTTCACGGTATTTGTAAACAATGCCAGAAAGCAGCCGTTCCATCTGAATAATAATCATGGATGAGGATGCCTTTTTTCTTACTTAACGGGAAAAAAGGCTTTTGTATGTTCTTTACTTAATAATTTACAAAATCTACAAAATAGGTTACTTTTGATGTGGGATAACTTAATGTAATGCTGACTTATGGTTACATGTATATTGTTCTCCTTTATTTGCATATCTTGTACTAATAGATATGAATAGGGGAGGCATGCCATATGAAAAATCTGATATGGGATACAGTAAAGGTTTTTGTTATCTTTGTAGCTTGTACAGCATTATTTTACTTTGGTTTACGTGCGATGCATGCCGAATATGAACAGTTTCATCGGTATGACCCGCCTGAAGGTCCTTCGGTTAAAGTTTTTAATCCTGAAGAAAGTTTCTTTGACAGATTAAACCTATTTTTTCGATTAGGGGAGTAATAGTAATGCTCAAGTCCGGTTATGAAGATTTTTTTCATTATTTGCAAGTGGAACGGGGATTATCCGATAACACATTAAAATCATATAAAAGAGACTTAAAACAATACATGCTTTATATCGAAAAAGTAAGTCAAAAAACAGGCTGGGATGATGTAACCCGGACTGACATAATCGGTTTTTTGTATAAGCTTAAAGACGATGGAAAGTCTGCAGCAACAATTGCAAGGACCATTTCATCAATTCGTTCATTTCATCAATTTTTGATAAGAGAACAACTTGTAAACCAGGACGTAAGTATACATATAGAAACACCAAAAAAGGAGAGAAAGCTTCCATCCATCTTATCACCGCAGGATGTTGAAGCATTGTTGACAATCCGCAGTGATACTCCCTTGAGAAATCGCAACAAAGCAATGCTTGAAGTAATATATGCAACAGGTTTACGTGTAACAGAGCTGATATCATTAAAAGTCAGCGACCTTCATTTAACAATGGGATTTGTTCGTTGTTTTGGAAAAGGATCAAAAGAGAGAATCGTACCACTTGGTGATATTGCAAAAAATGCAGTGGAAGATTACTTGCAAAATGCACGACCAGCCTTAACCAAACGCAAATTAGATGAAAATGCTTTGTTTGTGAACCAGCATGGAAGACCGTTATCACGGCAGGGTTTCTGGAAAATATTAAAGGGTGCTGCAAAAGATGCCGGGATTAAGAAGGAACTTACACCGCATACTTTACGACATTCTTTTGCTACACATTTATTGGAGAATGGGGCGGATTTACGGTCCGTTCAGGAAATGCTGGGGCATGCGGATATTTCCACAACACAAATTTATACTCATGTTACAAAAGCAAGACTTAAGGATATATATCAAACTTATCATCCACGGGCATAATTTTTTAATTTTGGTTGTCAGACATCCTACAACAATAAATGGTCTAAACATATTATACGTACAAATAGGGAATACAAATACGGGAGGTAATAACATGCAGAAATTTAAACGCGTTTTTTTAATTGTAATGGATTCCGTTGGGATTGGAGAAGCACCTGACGCCGAACAATTTAATGATAAAGGTGCAGATACTTTAG
The genomic region above belongs to Virgibacillus doumboii and contains:
- a CDS encoding MBL fold metallo-hydrolase: MKVLHKTISQLTIPTPFAVGDVHIYLLKGDTLSLVDAGVKTKEAWEALKIQLKELGYFPEDIEQIILTHHHPDHIGLIEQFPRVESIVAHKNVDLWLTRNEAFFSHYEQFFKDFFVVSGVPSEFQAVLNKLRGPLKFAGAGQLTTAIDEGDILPGHEDWRVVETKGHAQSHLSFFRKSDGAFIGGDHLLRHISPNPLLEPPHDGEKERPKPLLQYRANSQKCLSLGIKTVFPGHGAIFSNVDELIPVQKKKQEQRAKKVQTLLLEYAQTPFQICQQLFPKQYEKQLDLTMSETIGQLDYLEEEGMVEKWLEDGVYYYHTK
- a CDS encoding DNA polymerase IV; the protein is MDYSSYPRNDVLCVDMRSFYASVEAVRLGLDPMTVQLAVVGDPNRSGSIVLAASPALKEKHGISNVSRFFELPEDPEIVIVPAHMASYLQVSMEITKLINQYVPKEAIHQYSVDEVWVTVNGLQKLFGDRWQVAGLIKQDILENFGITCSIGIGDNKFLAKVVMDLHAKKTGIAECKYEDVETKLWPFPVEKVWGIGSRMKRNLNRMGIVNLGQLANAELKYLKKRFGIMGEQLYYHAWGIDLSPVFGNFTKTEQKGFGHGISLLRDYSGDEVAVCILDLCEEVCRRARTADKAGKTIHLGISYSQETGGGFSRSRSVSLPTNITMDVYAVCMQLFNEFYDGKSDIRHVYVTLDNLFDDGETQLDLFDDKPKKKDIGYVMDSIRDKYGSTAILRATSYTDAGITIGRSSKIGGHQA
- a CDS encoding aldo/keto reductase: MKKNQLGQSDLYISELTLGCMSLGTDSQKAKDIINHALESGINHLDTADLYDFGANEEIVGEALKGKRDKVILTTKVGNHFNKEKQDWFWDPSKEHIKEGVKDSLRRLKTDYIDFYMLHGGTIDDPIDESINAFESLKQEGVIRAYGISSIRPNIIREYVNRSNIDGVMMQYNMLDRRPEEEILDLLHENNISVLARGPLAKGMLSNNAAKQIEKKGQDGFLDYSYDELKSIRQKIADMDKTSQNQLALQYVLKHPAVASAVFGASSIDQLTENVNFDHSKALTDETYQTIKGITKAIEYTNHR
- a CDS encoding NUDIX hydrolase; protein product: MKKFEEKTIHTEKIYEGKVINLQVDEVTLPNGKTSKRELIKHPGAVAIIPITKGNKIVFVEQYRKPLEKSLVEIPAGKLEPGEQPEVTAIRELEEETGYTTDADSLEFVASFYTSPGFADEIMHLYLTKDIVPLENKRSGDDDEFVELIELTLEEAKDYVNEQRIHDAKTNYAILYLEMLERM
- a CDS encoding endonuclease Q family protein; this translates as MLKSFFADMHIHIGRDIYNNPVKITGAKSLTLTNILKEASRNKGIHMIGVIDCHAPAVQQEMKQLIEANKAYELEGGGVRFEDVTLLLGSEIEVYDDNCQGPIHVLCYFPSLELIGRFSEWLTTRMKNITLSSQRYYGTAKELQYKVKELSGIFIPAHVFTPFKSMYGKGVHKSLKEVLDPDLIDGIELGLSSDTEMADQISELHDYTFLSNSDAHSLPKIAREYQEILMEEPSFKEFNWALSNIDGRGIKQNFGMNPHLGKYYTTVCSQCLEPLTTVAKQCHACGSQKIIKGVFDRIQELSDANGETRERPPYLYQVPLEYLPKLGPKTFRKLLDHFQTEMNIIHHTEFEDLKQVVPEQLAAAIIQMREGKLAIKAGGGGKYGSVTTSPDRF
- the spoIIM gene encoding stage II sporulation protein M; this translates as MYNKRNMAVNHVKDHATIYIFMIILFLTGVIFGAIIVNSMNFTQKEELFFYLERFFGQIADKEQIDNNEILKSSFFYHAKYLLLLFVLGLSVIGLPIVWVLLFLKGLVVGFSVGFIVSQIGIKGLLLASLSIAPQNLLIIPVYIIAGSLAMIFSLTLLSKLFTRKISQPVFQPFGKYLTVFSLLLAISFVAAGLEAFVANEAMEMIIKSFYENH
- a CDS encoding Fur family transcriptional regulator; translated protein: MEHRIERIKKQLHAQSYKLTPQREATVRVLLEREEDHLSAEDVYLLVKEKAPEIGLATVYRTLELLSELKIVDKINFGDGVSRYDLRKEGAEHFHHHLVCIECGSVEEIVDDLLGDVEKVVENDWSFQVKDHRLTFHGICKQCQKAAVPSE
- a CDS encoding YqzK family protein, with amino-acid sequence MKNLIWDTVKVFVIFVACTALFYFGLRAMHAEYEQFHRYDPPEGPSVKVFNPEESFFDRLNLFFRLGE
- the xerD gene encoding site-specific tyrosine recombinase XerD; this translates as MLKSGYEDFFHYLQVERGLSDNTLKSYKRDLKQYMLYIEKVSQKTGWDDVTRTDIIGFLYKLKDDGKSAATIARTISSIRSFHQFLIREQLVNQDVSIHIETPKKERKLPSILSPQDVEALLTIRSDTPLRNRNKAMLEVIYATGLRVTELISLKVSDLHLTMGFVRCFGKGSKERIVPLGDIAKNAVEDYLQNARPALTKRKLDENALFVNQHGRPLSRQGFWKILKGAAKDAGIKKELTPHTLRHSFATHLLENGADLRSVQEMLGHADISTTQIYTHVTKARLKDIYQTYHPRA